Proteins co-encoded in one Thermomicrobiales bacterium genomic window:
- a CDS encoding iron ABC transporter permease: MVRQVFETTAEPSSTREDRWQPRKARPPAILIIPALLVSALTLSPIAYLLLREGLSVQRFLHEISSPTTSNLILHSALLAFSVTFVCAILGIGLALLVVRTDLPYRRVWTVLFALPLGIPAFVSSYTWVAASYQLAPQATFLYGLRGAVLVLSLAVYPYIYLPVVAALRDLDPAQEEVARALGAGAVEAFLRVTLPQLRVAIASGGLIIALHMLAEFGALELLRYPTLTTAIVQRVTVLSAPEAARTLSTVLAIGALLFLASDRLLRGRPTAVRTGSGVARRSEPWRLGYATPVWLIFSGTFIAIALGVPLFSMIAGMARVIGNSGAGVSWGELLEAAVNTGRYALVTAVVATVAAFPVSMLSVRYPGRLATLVERSTWIAHALPGVVMSLALVYLSVRWLYPLYQTSSLLIAGYVILFVPIAIGAQHVGVAHAAPHYDQISRSLGLGPLATLFRVTLPLAFPGIAAGAMLVFLNVGKELTMTLLLHPTGKRTLSTALWNTTNGEVLDFSTAAPYAIALVVITAIPAWVLVRHSLNPPRRPGE; this comes from the coding sequence ATGGTGCGTCAGGTATTCGAGACGACCGCTGAACCGAGCAGCACTCGCGAGGATCGCTGGCAACCGCGCAAAGCGCGGCCGCCAGCGATCCTTATCATTCCAGCACTACTTGTATCGGCTCTGACGCTATCGCCGATAGCCTATCTGCTGCTGCGGGAAGGGCTATCAGTTCAGCGGTTCCTGCACGAGATCTCAAGCCCGACCACCAGTAATCTCATCCTCCACAGCGCGTTGCTGGCGTTCAGCGTCACCTTCGTCTGTGCCATTCTCGGCATTGGGCTGGCGCTACTGGTGGTCCGCACAGATCTACCGTATCGACGGGTCTGGACGGTACTCTTCGCGTTGCCACTCGGTATCCCGGCCTTCGTCAGCTCGTACACATGGGTTGCTGCCAGCTACCAGTTGGCGCCGCAGGCAACCTTCCTCTATGGCCTGCGTGGCGCGGTGCTGGTCTTGAGCCTGGCCGTCTACCCCTACATCTACCTGCCGGTCGTCGCAGCGCTCCGCGACCTGGACCCGGCGCAGGAAGAAGTGGCGCGCGCACTCGGCGCGGGCGCCGTCGAAGCGTTCCTCCGTGTGACACTCCCGCAGTTGCGCGTCGCGATTGCCAGCGGCGGGCTGATTATTGCCCTCCACATGCTGGCGGAGTTCGGCGCGCTGGAGCTCCTGCGCTATCCGACGCTCACAACGGCGATCGTTCAACGAGTCACAGTGCTGAGCGCGCCAGAAGCGGCGCGCACGCTCTCGACGGTGCTGGCTATCGGAGCGCTGCTGTTTCTTGCCAGCGACCGACTGCTCCGCGGCCGGCCAACCGCAGTGCGGACCGGCTCAGGTGTGGCCCGCCGCTCAGAGCCGTGGCGGCTGGGCTATGCCACTCCGGTCTGGCTGATCTTCAGCGGCACATTCATCGCGATTGCGCTCGGGGTTCCGCTGTTTTCGATGATCGCGGGGATGGCGCGGGTGATCGGCAATTCCGGCGCCGGTGTCAGCTGGGGCGAGCTGCTCGAAGCGGCCGTCAACACCGGGCGCTATGCGCTGGTGACCGCGGTGGTCGCGACGGTGGCGGCATTTCCAGTAAGCATGCTCAGTGTGCGCTACCCGGGGCGCCTCGCCACGCTCGTCGAACGATCCACCTGGATTGCTCATGCACTACCGGGCGTCGTGATGTCGCTGGCGCTGGTCTATCTGTCGGTGCGTTGGCTCTATCCGCTCTATCAGACCAGCAGCCTGCTCATTGCCGGTTACGTGATCCTCTTCGTTCCGATCGCCATCGGCGCGCAGCATGTCGGGGTCGCCCACGCTGCGCCGCACTACGACCAGATCTCCCGGTCACTCGGGCTCGGCCCGTTGGCGACGCTCTTCAGAGTAACGCTTCCGCTCGCATTCCCGGGTATTGCGGCCGGCGCGATGCTGGTATTCCTCAATGTCGGGAAGGAGTTGACGATGACCCTGCTTCTCCACCCGACCGGCAAGCGCACCCTGTCGACCGCGCTATGGAACACGACGAACGGCGAGGTACTGGACTTCAGCACTGCTGCGCCATATGCGATCGCGCTAGTCGTGATCACGGCGATCCCCGCCTGGGTGCTGGTTCGCCACAGCCTGAATCCGCCGCGACGACCCGGGGAATAG
- a CDS encoding ferritin-like domain-containing protein — translation MTHTTTTQTLIDGLNSDLAGELAAVIQYTTYAAVARGIHRTALVEFFEAEIPDELGHARFLSNKIAALGGTPTTRPNPVVVPDSNRGLLEEVLKAETQAIEDYNQRIRQAEDLGDTGLKVQLEDQILDETNHREETAKLLDLTTNTSQI, via the coding sequence ATGACACACACCACCACGACACAGACCCTGATCGATGGACTGAACAGCGACCTCGCCGGCGAGCTCGCGGCAGTGATTCAGTACACCACCTATGCCGCGGTTGCCAGGGGGATCCATCGCACGGCGCTCGTCGAGTTTTTCGAGGCCGAGATCCCCGATGAGCTCGGTCATGCCAGATTTCTGTCGAACAAGATCGCCGCGCTCGGCGGCACGCCAACCACCAGGCCGAACCCGGTCGTCGTCCCGGATTCCAACCGTGGACTTCTGGAGGAGGTGCTGAAGGCGGAGACGCAGGCAATTGAGGACTATAACCAGCGAATCCGGCAGGCGGAGGATCTTGGCGATACGGGCTTGAAGGTCCAGCTCGAAGACCAGATACTCGATGAGACGAATCACCGCGAGGAGACGGCCAAGCTCCTTGATCTGACTACCAACACCAGTCAGATCTAG
- a CDS encoding LLM class flavin-dependent oxidoreductase, which produces MPQPLRVGICTDQNMPWNESVERWRYLEALGFDSLWLCDHLIQPSNPANPYFEGSTLLAALATATERARIGVLVWSNTFRHPSLLAKESMTIDHISNGRLEVGIGAGWYVPEHEKFGLAFPAAGERVDRFREAVQIIDSLLRNETTTFHGQYYQLEDAPTIPLPIQRPRPPLTIGAKQTRMLRICAEFADRWNSSGSAAELGERNRILDEHCADIGRDPDEIIRSLYGWAAVMSADPWDSVDAFEQVVGEYREVGINELIIDQPKRNRFDVLERVATDVLPRLRAGG; this is translated from the coding sequence ATGCCACAACCCCTTCGCGTTGGGATCTGCACCGACCAGAACATGCCCTGGAACGAATCGGTCGAACGATGGCGCTATCTGGAGGCGCTGGGATTCGATAGTCTCTGGCTCTGCGACCATCTGATCCAGCCGAGCAACCCCGCGAATCCGTACTTTGAGGGCTCGACGCTGCTCGCGGCGCTAGCGACAGCGACAGAGCGCGCGCGGATCGGGGTTCTCGTCTGGAGCAATACCTTTCGCCATCCGTCGCTGCTGGCGAAGGAATCAATGACGATCGACCATATCTCGAACGGTCGGCTGGAGGTCGGGATCGGCGCTGGCTGGTATGTCCCCGAACATGAGAAGTTCGGTCTGGCGTTTCCGGCCGCGGGCGAGCGAGTCGACCGGTTCCGCGAAGCCGTCCAGATCATCGACAGCCTGCTGCGCAACGAGACGACGACATTCCACGGCCAGTATTATCAGCTCGAAGATGCGCCAACTATCCCGTTGCCAATCCAGCGACCCCGCCCGCCACTGACGATCGGAGCGAAGCAGACGCGGATGCTCCGCATATGCGCCGAGTTTGCTGATCGCTGGAACTCGTCTGGCTCGGCCGCTGAGCTGGGCGAACGCAATCGGATTCTCGACGAACATTGCGCAGATATCGGCCGCGATCCGGACGAGATCATCCGTTCGCTCTATGGCTGGGCGGCAGTTATGTCCGCCGATCCCTGGGATTCGGTAGACGCCTTTGAGCAGGTAGTCGGCGAGTACCGCGAGGTGGGGATCAATGAATTGATCATCGACCAGCCAAAGCGCAATCGCTTCGACGTTCTGGAGCGGGTGGCGACCGACGTGCTGCCACGACTGCGCGCCGGAGGATAG
- a CDS encoding monovalent cation/H(+) antiporter subunit G, whose translation MAALLPWLADVLVVLGLVVLTISVFGVLRMPDLFRSLHAASIATALGVGPLLIAAGIGGSTILMRGSLVLGFMLLTAPVSAHAIARAERHAEDRAAVGEPDPMTGDGWAIPTGRQGLRRPRARR comes from the coding sequence ATGGCGGCGCTTCTTCCCTGGCTGGCTGACGTGCTCGTCGTCCTCGGGCTGGTGGTGCTGACGATCTCGGTCTTCGGTGTGTTGCGCATGCCCGATCTGTTCCGCAGCTTGCACGCGGCCAGCATTGCGACAGCGCTCGGCGTTGGGCCGTTACTCATCGCCGCCGGGATCGGAGGCAGCACAATCCTGATGCGCGGTTCGCTCGTTCTCGGCTTCATGCTCCTGACCGCCCCGGTCTCTGCTCACGCGATCGCGCGTGCCGAGCGGCATGCTGAGGATCGCGCGGCAGTCGGCGAGCCAGACCCGATGACCGGTGATGGCTGGGCTATCCCGACTGGCCGGCAGGGGTTGCGGCGACCTCGCGCGCGCCGCTGA
- a CDS encoding monovalent cation/H+ antiporter complex subunit F translates to MHGIVFNLATLWMAILIGVGVVLTLRAGTLLVRVLALELVTTLLIALLALYAGGRHSANYLDAALMLALLAFIGTLAAARYHREGRVF, encoded by the coding sequence ATGCATGGGATTGTCTTCAATCTCGCGACACTCTGGATGGCGATTCTGATCGGCGTCGGGGTCGTGCTGACACTCCGGGCCGGCACACTGCTGGTGCGGGTCCTGGCGCTGGAGCTCGTCACGACGCTGCTGATCGCGCTTCTGGCGCTCTACGCGGGCGGCCGGCACTCGGCCAACTACCTCGATGCTGCGCTGATGCTGGCGTTGCTGGCGTTTATTGGCACACTGGCGGCGGCTCGCTACCACCGGGAAGGACGGGTCTTCTGA
- a CDS encoding Na+/H+ antiporter subunit E, translating to MSRVLLWFVLLTAVWLMALGQVSVGDLLIGLILSATLLWMFRVVRSNGPSDDMGRRVLWFGPFAVAALREIVIATWDVSAIVLDRRAASPGYVEVAVGVRTTNGIIVTTWLTTLIPGSAMVEIDEERGVMIFHVLDAADPDAFRSSLDRFYERYQRHVFP from the coding sequence ATGAGCCGGGTTCTGCTGTGGTTTGTGCTGCTGACCGCCGTCTGGCTCATGGCGCTTGGACAGGTGAGCGTCGGAGATCTGTTGATCGGTCTGATTCTCTCGGCCACCCTGCTCTGGATGTTTCGCGTCGTTCGATCGAATGGGCCGTCAGACGACATGGGACGACGAGTCCTGTGGTTCGGGCCGTTTGCCGTCGCTGCCCTGCGCGAGATCGTTATCGCCACCTGGGATGTGTCGGCGATCGTGCTGGACCGACGAGCTGCGTCGCCTGGTTATGTCGAGGTGGCCGTTGGCGTTCGGACAACGAATGGAATCATCGTCACCACCTGGCTAACGACGCTCATCCCTGGCTCGGCGATGGTCGAGATCGACGAGGAGCGCGGTGTCATGATATTCCACGTTCTTGACGCGGCCGATCCGGACGCCTTCCGATCGTCGCTCGATCGATTTTACGAGCGCTACCAGCGCCACGTCTTTCCGTGA